CTGAAACATTTCTATATCCCATCAGTCTTGAGTCGATTCTCAATGGATGTAATCAACCTAGTTGCAGTTAGCTGGACTTATATTGTAATTGCCGAAATGGTTAACGCACAGGGTGGACTTGGATCAATGATTTACATGGCAACTTCGCGTGGTTCACATGTCGATCAACTTTACGCAGTCCTACTACTCATCATTTTTATAGGATTTGTACAGGATAAACTACTCAAATTGCTCGATAAAAAACTATTTAAATTTAAATACGCCTGATAATAATGAAACATCCATGATAATAGCCTTAACACACACAAGAATGACTATTTTATGGATGTTCCATCTGTACCTTTAAAAACAAAAAACAGACAGATGAAAAGAAATATATTTCAAAAACAGGATGATAGTGAAAACACCGAACCAGTTGAAAGCAAAGTGGTAACGGAAAGCAACGTTGAAGGAAATAACGATACATCTACCAATAAAGCAGCTGTCAACCAATTAACCGATATAATAAGCCTTGTTAAAATCAATCAGGTTTATACTGAAAACAAGTCTTCCAATGTTGTCTTTAAGGATTTTAATCTTAGCATAAAAGATATAAAAGACCGAGGACAATTTATTACTCTTATGGGTAAATCGGGTTGTGGGAAATCTACATTACTTCGATACATTTCTGGGTTACAGGTACCAACTTCTGGCGAGGTTTATATCTATGGGAAAAAACGTACCGAAAAGGACAGAATTCCCATGGTTTTTCAGCAATATACATCGTTTGAATGGAAAACAGTATTGCAAAACGTTGCCCTTCCATTAATACTGAAAGGTGTTTCAAAGGAGGAGGCTAACGAAAAAGCCATGGAAATGATAAAAATTGTTGGATTGGCTGGACATGAAAGCAAATGGGCAAAGTACCCAATACTGTCGGGTGGTCAATTACAAAGAGTTGCCATTGCACGTAACCTTGTTGTTAACCCGCAAATACTGCTAATGGACGAACCCTTTGGCGCATTGGACACCATTACTCGAAGGCAAATACAGCTGTTTCTTCGCTCAATATTTGAAAATGCAAAATTGGATCCAACGGTTATATTTGTTACTCACTCCGAAAGCGAAGCTGTTTTTCTTTCCTCGGATGTTTACATTTTAGATTCAGGACCTGCATCCATTTTACATCATTATACAATTGATTTACCAAAGGTTCGCGACGAATCAGTAAGATATTCAAAAGAGTTTACTGAGTATGTAAATAAGTTAGGTTCACTTTTGGAAGAATTGAAAAAGGAGGGAAAATAATTTGACCATAAAATAGATAGAAAGGGTGAAAGAGGATTAATTCTTTTTTCACCCTTCCTTTTTTTGTTTCGTTTTAGCAATTTCAGTATATCCAAATTAATTTGCTTTACATGGAATAAACCTATTACATAAAAAGCAATAGAAGCAAATCCTGCGTAATTAAGGCAATCCCGTACATTGGACTCATTTAAAAGACTAAGATTTCATTAAAAATAAAAAATATTTGCACATACAAATAATGTTATATATATTTGCATCGTTATGTCGGATGAGAAGAATACATATTGTAAATGTTTGTATTATTCTGCAAATGCTTTGGCACGAATCATTACAAAAATAGCAGAGGAAGAGTTTGTTGTTGTTAACCTTGCCCCCAGCTATGCCTTTGTTGTAATGACTGTTAATAAAAGACCAGGACTTTTAGCTGGTGAGTTGGCCGAAATTATGATGCTTACACCTTCTACAGTAACCCGGTTGTTAGAAAAACTAGAGAATCAGCAACTAGTTAAAAGACATACTGAGGGTAGAATTACCATGATTTATCCTACACCAAAATCTGTTGAGATAAATCAAGAAATACAGGCCGCATGGTTTAAACTGTATACAAGGTATACCGATATTCTTGGAAAGGAGTTTGCTCAGCAATTGACTGAAGATATTTTTATATCGGCTGTAAAACTGGATACGAAGTAATATTTTTTTAACCAAATAGTTGTATATACAAATACAAATCAATTAAATCTACTGAAAAATGAAAAATTATGTAATTACAGGTGCAACCGGAAATATCGGGAAAAACCTTGCAAAGGAATTGCTCTCAAAAGGGCAAAAAGTAAAAGTAGTTGGCAGAAATGCTGAAAAACTTCAGGAATTAGTATCTCTAGGTGCTGAAGCGTTAGTTGGAAATGTAACCAACAGGAATTTTGTAATTAAAGCATTTGCTGGTGCTGATGCTGTTTTCTGTTTAGTTACACCCGATTTTCATTCTACCGATGTTCGAAAAGAGCAGAACGTGATTGTTGAAAATTATTTTGAGGCAGTAAAGGCCAATAAGATTCCAAATGTAGTTTTACTTAGCAGTGTAGGTGCTCATCTGCGTAAGGGTGCAGGAGTTGTTGATGGACTTGGCTATATGGAGGAAATTTTTTTACAGCTTAAGGATACTAACGTGCTAAATCTTCGCCCTACCTATTTCATGGAGAATACCCTTGGAATGATTGGAACTATCAAACAAATGGGGATAGCCGGAAATCCAGTAAATCCCGATGTTAAGTTTCCTATAGTAGCAACCAAAGATATTGCTGCTGTAGCAGCAAAACGATTACTCAATTTGGATTTCAAGAACAATTCTATTGAGTTTGTTCTTGGGGCAAAGGATTATTCTTATGGTGAGATTACAGCTATTGCAGGTAAAGCAATTGGGAAAGAAGATTTAAAATATGTACAGTTTCCATACGAAGATACTATAAAAAGTATGGTTGCTTCCGGTTTTTGTGGTGAGGATGCTGCAAAGCTAATGGTAGATCTTGCTAAAGCCATAAATGATGGTACTTTACTTAACGGTCATACACGTACTGCGGCAAATACAACACCTACCACGTATGATGAGTTCTCCAAAACCTTTGCTTGGGTGTATCAAAACAGCTAATATTGCATCAGAGGAGTATTAGTGCATGAATTTTTAAAATGTAGTTATGGAAAAAATTAAAATTGAAAACAATGTACTTATCCCAATGCCAATGAGCATTTTGGGTGTAAAAATCAATGGAAAAGAGAACTACATGGCAGTTGGTTGGATTTGTAGAGTTAATGCAAATCCACCCATGATTGCCATGGGAATTGGGAAGCGTCATTTTAGCATAAAAGGAATTGAGGAGAACAAGGAGTTCAGCGTAAATTTTCCCAGCGAAGAACAATTGGTCGAAACAGATTATGTTGGCATATATTCTGGTGCCAAAGATGATAAATCAAAAGTTTTTAAAGCAAGCTATGGGGAATTAAAGAATGCTCCGTTAATTGATGAGGCTCCATTAAGCATGGCTTGTAAGTTGGTTGATATCGTTGATCTACCAACTTACTCTATTGTAATTGGCGAAATAGTTGAGGCCTATTGTGATAAAACTGTTTATACGGGCAGAAATATTGATTTCAGCAAAATGAAAGCGTTTTTTCTGACGATGCCAGATAATAAGTACTGGTCGTTTGGAAATGAAATTGGCAAGGCTTGGTCCGATGGAAAGGATTATTTAGTTCAAAGCTAAGATCAATTTAAACGATAGGTATAAAATTGTTTAGGACGAGGTAAATACTCGTCCTTTCTGATATTAAAAGAGTCTCAATTTGAAAATATTTTACTTGAGGTTACTATATTTTAACAATAGCTACCTGCTACTTGATTTTGCGAAGGACATAAAAATAAACATTAGTAACTTTCTTGTAATCTAGTCGTCATTATTAGATAATATTTTCATTGCGGGTTGGCATAAATCAATTCAACCATGTCATTAGCAGTTATATTCAAAAAAAAATTATTAAACTATTCGTTAAAGAGATATATTAGCATACTTTTGCACCCGAAAACTTAGGTTGGCGGCATACTTTTTGTTTAAGCAAGAGTTTTTATCCGAAAAAGCAGATGAACCATTGTAGTTTAAAGGAATGTACGGCGACAGAATAAAAAAACATATTTTCACCAGAAGGGTTGACCAGTTTTTTAGAGATGTTTACGATATCAGTAAGTTCTTTAAAACGTTTTTTAAAGAAGCGTTCAAAAGACCTTTCCATTTTAACGAGCTGATAAATCAGTGCTACGAGGTTGGCTTTAGATCTCTACCTCTGATTACCCTAACAGGCTTTATTATTGGAATTGTTTTTACTATACAATCCCGACCACCGTTAGAAAACTTTGGAGCTTCATCATGGTTACCCTCATTAATGGGCATTGCAATCATAAAATCATTAGGACCATTAGTAACCTCGCTTATTTGTGCTGGGAAGGTTGGTTCTGGTATTGGCGCCGAATTAGGCTCCATGAAAGTAACGGAACAGATTGAGGCCATGGAGGTTTCATCCATTCATCCTTTTAAATTCTTGGTTGTTAACAGGATATTAGCTACCACCATCACTATTCCTATTCTTTCCTTTTATTGCTGTTTCATTGCCCTGATGGGTTCATTTATCAATGTTCATTTTGAAGAGAGTAGCAGTATAATAACCTTCTATCAGAATGCTTTTTCCACTATAACATTTATCGATATTATTGAATCTACAATAAAAGCAGTTACTTATGGATTCACAATTGGCTTTGTTGGATGCTATAATGGTTACAATGCTTCGCAGGGAACTCGTGGAGTAGGAAAGGCGGCAAACCTAGCAGTGGTGTATGCTATGTTCATTATTTTTATTGAGGAGATACTGATTGTCCAAATTTTCACTTGGATTATTAATTCTTAAAAAATGGATAAAATAAAGCAGCATTTCATCGATAAGGAAGAGCAAGTAATCTCAATCAGAGGGCTATATAAATCGTTCGGCGATTTACAAGTTCTTAATGGTATTGATTTTACACTCTACAAAGGCGAAAATGTTGCCATTCTTGGTAAATCAGGAACGGGGAAGTCGGTTTTAATAAAGATTATTGTTGGCTTACTTAGACCTGATAGGGGAGAGGTATTCGCATTGGGTAAATCAGTACACACATTAAACCACAAAGATTTAGATGACTTGCGTTTACGAATTGGCTTTTCATTTCAGAGCAGTGCTTTATATGATGGAATGAATGTATACCAGAATCTTGCATTCCCGTTAACCATGAATGCAAAGCATCTTACTAAGAAAGAGGTGGATACAGCAGTAGAAAAGGTGCTAGATGCGGTAAATCTAAGCGATAAGAAAAAGCAAATGCCCTCTGAACTTTCTGGCGGACAACGGAAAAGAATTGGTATTGCCCGTACGCTGATTTTAAAGCCAGAAATAATGCTTTATGACGAACCTACGGCAGGGCTGGATCCAATAACCAGCACCGAAATTATTCAGCTTATAAATGAGGTTCAACAGCGATATAACACCAGTTCCGTTATTATTACCCACGATCTTACATGTGCAAGAAACACATCGGACAGAACAGCCATGCTTCTTGATGGGAAATTTGCTAAAGTGGGTCAATTCGATGAGATATTTAACACCGAAGATCAGCATTTAAAGGAATTCTATAATTATAATTTTATTCAGTAGTAATCAAATGAACGAATCATCTTATAAAAGGTACGTAATTGTAGGCTTTTTTGTTTTTGTAGGAATATCTATTCTAGTTACTGCAATCCTTCTAATTGGAGATTTACATAAAACATTTGAGCAAAAAGTTGAAGTTGCTTCAATTTTTAATGATGTTGCTGGACTTCAAAAGGGGAACAATGTTTGGCTCTCTGGCGTTAAGGTTGGAACAATTAGCAATATAGCATTTACTGGCAAATCGAAAGTTAAGGTTAGTATTCTTGTTGATACGGATGTTCGGAAATATATTCCGAATAACTCAAAGGTAAAGATTAGCAGCGATGGGTTAATTGGAAATAAAATACTTGTTATTTTCGGCGGTACCGAGGATACTCAATGCGTAAAGAATGGCGATTCCTTAGCCGTGGAGGAGCAGCACTCCTCGGAGGAGATGATTAATACCCTAAGGAAAAGCAATGATAATATACTTGCTATTACCAGTGATTTTAGGGTGCTCAGCAAAAAACTAGTTGATGGCGAAGGAACAATAGGTAAACTATTGAACGATAACTCTGTATACACCAATATCAATGCTTCTGTTGCTTCTCTGCAAAAAGTAATGGGAGAAGCCCAAAAGGTAATGAGTTCCCTTAAAACATTTAGTTCAAATCTCAACAAGGAAGGTACATTAGCAAACGATTTAGCCACCGATACGCTAATGTTTGGCTCAATAAAAACCTCGGTGATGCAGCTACAACAAATAACTACAGCAGCCTCAGAGTTTGTTAAAAATCTTAACCAAAAGATTACCGATTCTAATACCTCATTGGGGGTTTTATTGAACGATAAAGAATCTGGAACTAATGTGAAGGAGACCATTAAAAACCTAGAGAGTAGTTCTAAAAAGCTAAACGAGGATCTTGAAGCACTTCAACATAACATGTTCCTTAAAAAATATTTTAAAAACAAGACTAAATCTGCTAAAAAGGATACGCTAAAAAATGGTAATTCTTAAAACAAACACTTTATTTTCCATTTGCTTAAGAAGAATATTATTTTAATGTAAGTTCGATATAATAAAAAGGATGTTTGTTCATTGATGTAAGGTTTAATATAACGGTGCGATGCACCTTTAATTTACAGGATTTATATATTTGGCTACAAATATTATGCGGCTCTGCCGCTTGAGGAGTTTTTAACCTTTTTGATTCACGCTTTGGGTGCGTAGCACCTTGATATTTGTAGACATTTCACGACCATAGGGTATAATAGGTACAGAGTACCGTAATCTTTTGAAAGACACTGACAATCAGGCAGGTGGTTGGTGTTGTAGCTATATTTCTTATGTCGAACTCACGTTACTTTAGGATAAGTGGAAAATTTCTGTGATTATTGAATTTAGTGAGTTATAAATCCGATATTCAGATTTTACTTAGCAAGGATTCAGGTAAACTTTTCAAAAACGATTCAACCATTTCATCAACTTTTGTGTTTATCTTTTTTTGCTTTGATTTTGTATGTATAATTGCAGAAATATTTTAAAAACAAATAATCAATAAAAATATGAAGCAGGTAATATTTATTCTCATGGCTACTCTAGCCATTTCGTGTAACCAAATATACCCCAAAATGGACAATGGCAGCAGCCATGAGTTAGCCGTTGAAGAGGTGATTCAAGCCTCAGGGTATACCTATTTAAAGTTTACCGATAATGATACTGAGCAGTGGCTAGCAACTACAACCATTGATGCTAAAGTAGGGGAGAAGTACTACTATGAGAAGAGTATGGTGATGGAAAATTTTCATAGCAAAGAGCTGAATAGGGATTTCAAAACGATCCTCTTTGTGGATAGAATAACGACTGAACCCATATCAGGAGAAGAGAAAACTAAACCTGTTGCACCCGGCTCAGCAAAAGCAAAAGCGGAAAAGATGGTTGTTGTAATTGAGAAATCCAAGGATGATATTACTGTTGCAAACCTTTATTCGAATAAAGAAACGTATGCCAATAAATTAGTATTAATAAAGGGTAAGGTAGTTAAGTATTCCCCTGAAATTATGAATAAAAATTGGATTCATATTCAGGATGGAACCGAATACGATGGAAACTACGATTTAACCGTTACCACTCTCTCTGAGTTTAAGGTTGGAGATATTGTTACACTCGAAGGCAAGATAGTTTTAGATAAGGATTTTGGGTACGGGTATATATACGATGTGCTTTTAGAAGATGCCGTTGCTAAGTAGAAATTAAGATGTAGGTTTATTTGAATCCCGAATACAAGATAAGGACGAGGTAAATTCTCGTCCTTTTTAATTTTGTAGATTATCTCATTAAAAAAGCGTAATCGGGAGGTTACGCTTAATAGGATATCGCAAATTGCGATTTTAGGATATTAATATTACTCTGTTGCGCTCATCCTCTTATATTCTTGCAGGCATTGGCTGCTGAATTGTTATGATGGGGGGATGGCTTTGGATGGGAATTTACTAAATGAGTAATGTATTTGGTGGGGTTGGGATTTGTATATAGGGAAGGGGTTACTAGAAGATTTCAAATCCAAAAGGTAAAGGGAGATGGATAGGATATTTGGCCTAGCAGGGGAGACCTTTAGAAAATCTGTGTTATTCCAAGTCTACTAGAGTAACTACTGTATTCAACTTGCATCTCAGAAAGCAGTTCTTTATTGAAAATTTTAATGTTATTAAATTCTGCTTTAAATGATTCTTCAGGTACTGAGAAAGTATATCTAAAATCAAATAAGAAGGTTACATCGTTTTCTTCTTCACTTAAATATAAATGATCATAAATTTTAATTGAATCTACATTTGATGAACCTTTTTTAAATTCTTTTTTTGCATTCTCTTTTCGAATAGGATTAACAATTTTAAGACCACTTAACAATTTAAGGTTTTTCCCAAATTTATTTTGTGCTATGTCGCATGGCCTAGAAAGTAAAAGAGCAATACTAGATATCTTTACATTATTTCCTGATTGGTGACTGATAAAATCCATTACAATTTTATCATCGTGAATTGAATATTTATTTCTCCAATCATTATCTTTAAATTCAGAAATGATTCCGGGGGAAATTAATTCATTAGTCAGATTTTTTTCAAGTTTAAAATGAAACCAACTATTTAGTTCTTTATCAATAACTGAGTCTTCGACCTTATCAAGGTTGTATAAATTTTCAATATTTAATTCTGTTATGTTATTTTCATTGATGTTTTTCCTTGTATTCGAAATTAAAATACTATCCAAAGCATCAAATAGAATTAAACGTTTACGAATGTTGTTTGAACTAGATTTTATTGAACCACCGCCATGACAAATGATAATTTTCTTGAGTTTATCATTAAAAATATTAGGATCTGAGGTTTTAGTTAAATGACCTAATATCTCATTTGTAGAATGTTTTACACTTTTTTTCCAAATTTGAATTTCTTCTAAAGCAGGAATTGTATCTAACTCTGTATTTATTTCTTCGAATAGTTTTGAATAATCATATTTCTCTTCTCCAATTTTAGAATAATCAGTTTTACTTTTGACTAAAAAAGTAAAAGGCATCCTATTTACTTGTTTAAGGTGTTCTAGGACAGAATTTGATTTTGATGTATCTTTAGTCCAAAGCACTAATATATAAAATGATTTTTCAGAAACTAAAGATTGAACCCAATTTGAGCATTGCTCAGCATCAAATCTTTCAGAATAATATAAATCTAAAAAGATAAGGTTTACATCGGAAAAACAGTTACTCGGCATTGTATCTCCATCAAAATAAGATGCATTAAATAATTTGCATCCTACACCTAATTCTCGATAATAGTCAAGTATTCCTTGTACTTCACTTTTCACATCATCAATTACAACAATATTTGGTTCTAAGAATTTCATTGGCTATTGTTTTTTATTAAATACTAGTTTTACTATAGCTCCATTATATTTCTCAGGAATATCAAAATCTAATATTTCTTCTTTGCTTGTAATAATGTCAAGTTTGCCATATTTCATCATTATTGTATCAATCAAGTACATGCCTATTCCGATCCCATCGGATTTTCTGGAAAAAAATGGACGAACCAATTCTGATATGTCATCTTTAAACCCCGGACCATTATCTGCAATGATTACAATTGTTGACATCTCATGTTTTACACACTTTAAAAAAATGGATTTTTCATTTTTATATATAGTATCTAGCCAGTAAATACTATTATCAATGATATTCATTAGCATAGTAATATAAAATCTTTTATCACAATTGATAGTGTTTACATTATCCTCTATGCAAATTTCATAAGATATTTTTCTGTTAAGTAGTTTTAATTTATAGTTGTTAAATGCTCTGTTGGAGGCTTCACGAATGTCCAAAGGTTTATCACCACCTTTTCGTAATACAGAAATAATTCCTTCTGTATATTGCTTCAATTCTTCAACTTGATTTGTAATAATATCATTTTTTATAGGCTCTGATTTCACGGTTTCCTCCATTCGAGGAATTAGTTTTTCAATCTCATGAAGTGCAACAGAGGCAGTCATGCCAACTCCCGCTGGAATTAATAATGTCTTTTGATCATCTTCATACTTTTCTTCAAGTCTTTCAGCTTCTTCAAGTAATTTCTTTTTCTTTTCTTCATTATTTAAATCAGAGTTTTCTAACAAAGATTTGAAATTACTAATTTTTGTATCAAATAAATTACTTGAAGACTTTTGATTGAATTTCAACCATCTTGTTCTATCAGAAAATCTTGTGGCAGCAAATTCATTTAAGACAGTCTTTAAGACCATATAAAAACTTAAGTATGCATCATTTTCAACGAATCCCTCTCTATTAGTTTTTTCAATTAAACAATTTGATGTTTCAGCATCAAGATATATATAACCAATTACATTATTACTTGAAAACCACATTTTACTTTGAATCCTTTCCAAATCTAAACCTAACCAGTCATTTGCAGAATTTCCATAGTCATAAATTCGTAAGTCGTTTTTAAATACCTTAATACCAGAGTGTTCTTTTAAAACCTTCTTAACAAGATCAGCATTAAGTGTATAGTCTCTCATTGAATGTGAGTCAAGGTCGAACGTATATAACTCAACAGCCAAACTACCGAATGGCAGTAGTTTTGAA
This window of the Bacteroidales bacterium genome carries:
- a CDS encoding ABC transporter ATP-binding protein, whose product is MKRNIFQKQDDSENTEPVESKVVTESNVEGNNDTSTNKAAVNQLTDIISLVKINQVYTENKSSNVVFKDFNLSIKDIKDRGQFITLMGKSGCGKSTLLRYISGLQVPTSGEVYIYGKKRTEKDRIPMVFQQYTSFEWKTVLQNVALPLILKGVSKEEANEKAMEMIKIVGLAGHESKWAKYPILSGGQLQRVAIARNLVVNPQILLMDEPFGALDTITRRQIQLFLRSIFENAKLDPTVIFVTHSESEAVFLSSDVYILDSGPASILHHYTIDLPKVRDESVRYSKEFTEYVNKLGSLLEELKKEGK
- a CDS encoding winged helix-turn-helix transcriptional regulator, whose translation is MSDEKNTYCKCLYYSANALARIITKIAEEEFVVVNLAPSYAFVVMTVNKRPGLLAGELAEIMMLTPSTVTRLLEKLENQQLVKRHTEGRITMIYPTPKSVEINQEIQAAWFKLYTRYTDILGKEFAQQLTEDIFISAVKLDTK
- a CDS encoding SDR family NAD(P)-dependent oxidoreductase; its protein translation is MKNYVITGATGNIGKNLAKELLSKGQKVKVVGRNAEKLQELVSLGAEALVGNVTNRNFVIKAFAGADAVFCLVTPDFHSTDVRKEQNVIVENYFEAVKANKIPNVVLLSSVGAHLRKGAGVVDGLGYMEEIFLQLKDTNVLNLRPTYFMENTLGMIGTIKQMGIAGNPVNPDVKFPIVATKDIAAVAAKRLLNLDFKNNSIEFVLGAKDYSYGEITAIAGKAIGKEDLKYVQFPYEDTIKSMVASGFCGEDAAKLMVDLAKAINDGTLLNGHTRTAANTTPTTYDEFSKTFAWVYQNS
- a CDS encoding flavin reductase family protein, translated to MEKIKIENNVLIPMPMSILGVKINGKENYMAVGWICRVNANPPMIAMGIGKRHFSIKGIEENKEFSVNFPSEEQLVETDYVGIYSGAKDDKSKVFKASYGELKNAPLIDEAPLSMACKLVDIVDLPTYSIVIGEIVEAYCDKTVYTGRNIDFSKMKAFFLTMPDNKYWSFGNEIGKAWSDGKDYLVQS
- a CDS encoding ABC transporter permease encodes the protein MYGDRIKKHIFTRRVDQFFRDVYDISKFFKTFFKEAFKRPFHFNELINQCYEVGFRSLPLITLTGFIIGIVFTIQSRPPLENFGASSWLPSLMGIAIIKSLGPLVTSLICAGKVGSGIGAELGSMKVTEQIEAMEVSSIHPFKFLVVNRILATTITIPILSFYCCFIALMGSFINVHFEESSSIITFYQNAFSTITFIDIIESTIKAVTYGFTIGFVGCYNGYNASQGTRGVGKAANLAVVYAMFIIFIEEILIVQIFTWIINS
- a CDS encoding ATP-binding cassette domain-containing protein, which produces MDKIKQHFIDKEEQVISIRGLYKSFGDLQVLNGIDFTLYKGENVAILGKSGTGKSVLIKIIVGLLRPDRGEVFALGKSVHTLNHKDLDDLRLRIGFSFQSSALYDGMNVYQNLAFPLTMNAKHLTKKEVDTAVEKVLDAVNLSDKKKQMPSELSGGQRKRIGIARTLILKPEIMLYDEPTAGLDPITSTEIIQLINEVQQRYNTSSVIITHDLTCARNTSDRTAMLLDGKFAKVGQFDEIFNTEDQHLKEFYNYNFIQ
- a CDS encoding MCE family protein; protein product: MNESSYKRYVIVGFFVFVGISILVTAILLIGDLHKTFEQKVEVASIFNDVAGLQKGNNVWLSGVKVGTISNIAFTGKSKVKVSILVDTDVRKYIPNNSKVKISSDGLIGNKILVIFGGTEDTQCVKNGDSLAVEEQHSSEEMINTLRKSNDNILAITSDFRVLSKKLVDGEGTIGKLLNDNSVYTNINASVASLQKVMGEAQKVMSSLKTFSSNLNKEGTLANDLATDTLMFGSIKTSVMQLQQITTAASEFVKNLNQKITDSNTSLGVLLNDKESGTNVKETIKNLESSSKKLNEDLEALQHNMFLKKYFKNKTKSAKKDTLKNGNS
- a CDS encoding sensor histidine kinase — protein: MLEELKEKHFNPKAHILTLLGDELIKSPVMAIYELVKNSYDADSKKVDVYFKEIENIENAVIIIEDDGIGMTSQIIEDVWLEPGSDFRKPINKNTGLRQIIKSALYDRIPMGEKGVGRFAVHKLSSQILLITRPLLIYFKENSKEIESKILADYEIQLYIDWKDFNQSKHLSDVPIKWKIKKDKKDFRFKEKSGTYIRLSGLKEIWTKGMARDLKGQTLSMLSPKITKDSFKINLNFDNKWLVDFPTVDKILDEAPFKINALISSNYDVDFEYEFVLKNNPDIGKRIIKNDLRFNENIRGKVKNRLRKVLEKKEHENYKIEEILLDFDSKLLPFGSLAVELYTFDLDSHSMRDYTLNADLVKKVLKEHSGIKVFKNDLRIYDYGNSANDWLGLDLERIQSKMWFSSNNVIGYIYLDAETSNCLIEKTNREGFVENDAYLSFYMVLKTVLNEFAATRFSDRTRWLKFNQKSSSNLFDTKISNFKSLLENSDLNNEEKKKKLLEEAERLEEKYEDDQKTLLIPAGVGMTASVALHEIEKLIPRMEETVKSEPIKNDIITNQVEELKQYTEGIISVLRKGGDKPLDIREASNRAFNNYKLKLLNRKISYEICIEDNVNTINCDKRFYITMLMNIIDNSIYWLDTIYKNEKSIFLKCVKHEMSTIVIIADNGPGFKDDISELVRPFFSRKSDGIGIGMYLIDTIMMKYGKLDIITSKEEILDFDIPEKYNGAIVKLVFNKKQ